A region from the Brassica napus cultivar Da-Ae chromosome C8, Da-Ae, whole genome shotgun sequence genome encodes:
- the LOC106412518 gene encoding uncharacterized protein LOC106412518 produces MCIKLIKIEFEVKDETMKYVVDLEKRHCTCNIFDIDKIPCIHAIAAAKYIKRDENRYVNTSHLTETWAKAYAENIHPGGELSTSTYPANIDELSSPPPATKERSGRPPTKRKRSVGEFGVPGSKSQSHKCSRCGIGGHNKITCKRPIG; encoded by the coding sequence ATGTGTATCAAGTTGATCAAAATTGAGTTTGaggtgaaggatgaaactatgaaGTATGTTGTTGATTTGGAGAAGCGGCATTGCACTTGTAATATTTTCGACATTGACAAGATTCCCTGCATTCATGCAATTGCTGCTGCTAAGTATATTAAGAGAGATGAAAACCGTTACGTCAATACTTCTCACTTGACAGAAACGTGGGCTAAAGCCTATGCCGAAAACATACACCCTGGTGGAGAGTTGTCAACGTCCACCTATCCAGCGAATATTGACGAACTGTCTTCCCCACCTCCAGCTACCAAAGAGAGAAGTGGACGTCCTcctacaaagagaaagagatccgtTGGTGAGTTTGGTGTTCCTGGATCTAAATCTCAGTCCCACAAGTGCAGCAGATGTGGCATAGGAGGACACAACAAGATCACATGCAAGAGGCCTATAGGATGA